The Malus domestica chromosome 10, GDT2T_hap1 genome contains a region encoding:
- the LOC103445867 gene encoding nuclear transcription factor Y subunit C-2, producing the protein MDHSEQTLQQQQQHHQQQPAVGVVAGSGQMTSYPPPSYQTAPMVASGTPAVSVPSPTHPPTTFPDPSHQLAYQKIQHFHHQQQVQQQMQLQEFWSDQMQDIEKASDFKNHSLPLARIKKIMKADEDVRMISAEAPVIFAKACEIFILELTLRSWIHTEENKRRTLQKNDIAAAISRTDVFDFLVDIIPRDELKEEALGVTKATLPVVGSPADVPYYYVPQQHPVGAPGMIMGKPVDQAAMYASQQPRPPVSFMPWAQSQPQQPQQQQQQAQQQQTDT; encoded by the coding sequence ATGGATCACTCAGAACAAACACTACAACAACAGCAACAGCACCATCAACAGCAGCCTGCAGTTGGTGTCGTAGCAGGTTCTGGTCAAATGACATCCTATCCTCCTCCTTCCTATCAAACTGCTCCCATGGTGGCTTCTGGAACTCCTGCCGTGTCTGTCCCTTCCCCAACGCACCCTCCCACCACTTTCCCTGATCCGTCACATCAGCTTGCCTACCAGAAAATACAGCACTTTCACCACCAACAACAGGTGCAACAACAGATGCAGCTTCAAGAGTTCTGGTCGGACCAAATGCAAGACATTGAGAAAGCATCCGACTTCAAGAATCACAGCCTTCCACTTGCTAgaattaagaaaataatgaaaGCTGATGAGGATGTTCGAATGATATCTGCTGAGGCTCCAGTTATATTTGCGAAGGCATGCGAAATATTCATATTGGAGCTGACTTTGCGCTCGTGGATTCACACAGAGGAGAACAAAAGGAGGACATTACAAAAGAATGATATCGCAGCAGCTATTTCAAGGACTGACGTCTTTGATTTTTTGGTTGATATTATCCCAAGAGATGAGTTGAAAGAAGAGGCACTTGGCGTGACCAAGGCTACCCTCCCAGTGGTGGGTTCCCCGGCAGATGTTCCATACTATTATGTTCCACAGCAGCATCCTGTGGGAGCTCCTGGGATGATCATGGGGAAGCCAGTTGATCAAGCAGCAATGTATGCTTCTCAACAGCCTCGACCACCTGTGTCTTTCATGCCGTGGGCTCAGTCTCAACCTCAACAGCCGCAGCAACAGCAACAACAGGCCCAACAGCAGCAGACGGACACTTAA